ttgtgaagtctcatacttagaaagtattgagcagttgtaatctttgtgattatagtgaaatctccttggaagtgcaagggggactggactacttccgtgttgtggaaggaaccaggataactgcttgtgtctttatctttcttttctctgctctgttcttttccgctgcaatctgactctgatcatttcatcagaagcaatcaaactgcttctgaagttttatcagaagaagtattttttttaagagaaaaagaaaacacaattcaacccccccccccctttcttgtgtttttcaccttcaaattcctctgaaaataaaatttccCCGTCTATTTGCGTTGTCTGTCAATAAGGTGTGTTCGGTGGAGGAGATGGTGAGGGTCATGGGGGTGGATGGTGGGAGGGAGAGCATGTGGCGTTGTCGTTTAttggcttgggaggaggagaaaGTGAGGGAGTGTTCTGTGTTATTacataatattgttttgcaggaaaatGGCAATGATACTTGGCGTTGGTTGTTAGATCCTTCCCACAGTTATTCGGTGTGGGGAGCTTACCAATTTCTCACTAATTCTGATGAGTTGGTGGATAGGTCCCTAGTCGACGACATTTGGCATAAGCAAATTCCATTAAAAGTGTCTATGCTGGTGTGGCGCCTTCTTCGTGACATACTACCTACAAGGGACAATTTGGCGAGATGGCGTATTATTCATATTGatggtgaggcttgtgtgtCTGGGTGTGGGCACTTGGAAACAGCTACTcatctgtttttattttgtgacaTATTTAGCTCTCTTTGGTATCATGTCAGGACTTGGTTGGGTATTGATTTTGTATATGTAGGTGATCTTCGCCAACATTTCATCCACTTTACTAATTTGGCGGGTTTGCCTAGATCAACACATTTATACTTTAGAATTATTTGGTGTGCTGCTGTTTGGGTtctttggaaggaaaggaatgaCCGTGTATTCCAAAACATGGCTTCTGATTTTTCAACTCTAATGCAAAGGTGAAACTAAACTCTTTCTTATGATTGAAATCAAAACAGTGGCTATTTAGCTACAGTTACCATGACTGGTGGAATCATCCCCTTCTTTGTATGGGTGTCCACTTGTAATTTAGTTTTATCTGTTATGAACTTATGACTCTTTGGTGGTATTGACCAGTGATTGGCACCTTGTTTGTGTAAATAATTTTGGGTGGTTTGCTTTTTGCATGCCTTGTGCGAGGCACTCCACTTTgttaatataatatatcattttagtttgttaaaaaaaaaggataattaaATAATGAGACATGATAACAAATGCCTTTATGACActtgataagaaatttaaatTAGAAATTTATCTTAAAACTTGTGTGTTCAAcctattaaaatatcaaaaaacaattaaaacttCATGCATAACTTTTTTGTAGAGGCAAAAACATATACTTGTTTTTAAGGggatgaaaaacaaaatttaatattttttaacaacgaaaaaacttatttaaccctttttaaaattgaattataaacttaacaaaaaattgattcaaaacTTCGATCATATATCCTAGTTATTCACTTCAATAGTCTATTATCTCTTAGTTAGCAAACAAAttaacacaatattttttttaagaaacaaattaGCACAAAATTAATATCATGTTACCGTAAAAATACAAGTTCAAGGCAATCCAACGTGGCACCACTCTCATGCCTTCCTACCTTATCCAATCATCCACTTTGCAATACAAAACATCCAAAAACCAAATCACAATCTCATAGTCATTGtcacacaacaaaacaaaacaaaacattgtAACATACTCGAACATTCTAAACTACTAAATTCCAACTCTCCAAAACTTACCTTAAATTAATTGCTAGCTACCATAGAGTTTTGATTAACAGAACAAACAAGGAGAGTGAGAGGTATAGTTAGCTAGCTGCTCAAattcaatggcttcttcaactCAATGTTTCTTGTCCCACCTTGCACTTTCTACCCCTACTACAAGTACTAGGTTTTCATCACAACGCCAAGTAGTAAACGTACGCAGCAAGGCAAAGCAGTTTTTGGTTTGTAAGGCTAAGAAGCAAGCAATACAAGAGGATGATGGCAACAACATCATAGTCTCTCGCAGGTTAGCTCTCACTGTGCTTATTGGTGGTGCTGTTGTTGGTTCCAAAGTCTCACCTGCTGATGCAGCCTATGGTCAATCTGGtattttactttctctctttttcataatcaaattatatcgtttaatttatttatgagtAATCATAACGTATGTATTATGAAGTAAAAATATACTTAAGTTGTTTGTTAGTTGAAATTATAGAGCTGTATCAACCTAATCCTCAGCTTATCAATATTCCAATATGATCCatgaaatttcaaatgttaATCACGTTCGCCgatttgtttgaatttgttATTAAATAGATACCTGACAATTCAGGGTCGTATCCGAGGCAGGGCGAACTTAGTTTCAACTTTCAAAGTCATATCCGATATGACCACCTTGATTTCGTTCTAGTCCCTACAAAACCTAGGGacaaatttgattaaaattttgcaattttaaggATCATTTCAGAATATGGATAAAGTGAGGAACTTGAGTGATTCAGCCCTACAATGTCAAGGACCAATTTGGATATTCATGTGTTATGTTATATACAAGTGATATTATAAAAGCTTATCATAGTCTTTGCCTTTGAAATGTAACATTCATCTGCttgattgttatttttatattgCAAAGATCACTGTCATGTCTTAGGAAACCATATACTCCCTCCAAACTTatgtataaacaaaaataattaattgtacATTAATTAAGAATGATAGTTCATCTCATTTAATTTTCTTGACATAACATAAAAGTTGCTGCATTCtccaatttttcatttcttcttagTTAATTTTCTATGAGAATTTTtttcatgagaataaaattATAGTTCATTGAAGGGAAggatagaataaaattaaagttcATTGAAGCGAAggataatttttgaaaatgataacACTAAACAAGGTGTGGTGTTCCATCTCGGGTCTAGGGTCGAGGCTGTTTAGATCTCCCTCAGCCTCTTGGTGGTTCTCTGTTAAGCTGTCTTTCTATTCTGTctgtgtttgttttgttgtgtttgtggTTTAGGTGTTATGTTCTGTCAAGGGTCTTGGGTCGAGGTTTTCTAGATCCTCCTCAGCCTTTTGGTGGTTCACTTTCGCCTCAGGGTCGTTTTATGTGTGTTGCTAGGCCTGTATTTTGTCAGTGTTACTGTTTTGTTCCTTCGGAGCCTTGCCGTTGGAGGCCTCCTGCTCTTTGATTAGGTTTTGGTTGCTTGGCTGTTGTTGCTTGAAAGAGCTAGGTGTGCAGATGCTTCGTGTTGACGGAGTAGCGTTTGTTGCACCTTTAGCCGTCCTGACTGCTCAGTTTTCGGCGGGTGCAGGTCCTTCACGATTAATCCTCCTTCGCAACTCCCGGATCGTTGTCGTCGTAAGGATCGCGGTGGTGTGTGGTTGCCTAGCTGAGGGTTGGGGTGTGCGCCGGTCTATTCAGGTGGTGGTGATgcaagttgttttggtggcttGTTTTGATGTTTGTGTTCGAGCTGGTTTGCTGTGCGCTTTTGTTCCGCCTTTTCTCTGTAAGGTGTCTTCCCTGGTGGTTCGTGAGTTGAGAGGTGTCTTTTTGACTTGTGTCGGGAGTCTTGTGGGCCGACCGCTTTTGATTCGAGGTCGGGAGCAAGTTTTTGACTCAGGTTCTTTTAGGTTGTTGTGTTGTCTCCTCAGTGCGACCGGGACGTGAGTGGTGGTCGAAGCTGAACGTTTGAAGCAATGTCACTTCGGGTGCCTTATTTATCACTGTTGGCGATGTTGGTTCTTGGAGGAGCTGTTGTTAGGGGTTTTGGCATTTTGAGAGTGCTAATGGTTTTTCTTGATTGTTCTTTTTACATTGGAAAGATCACTTTCATGCTTTAGGAAACCATATATACTCTactcaaatataaacaaaagtaaCGAACTGCACCGActtaaaaatgatagttaatccCGTTTAATTTTCTTgatgcaataaaaaattaattgcattCTCTGAAttactctctctttcatttgattttctaaaaaaacttgtttcatgagaataaaattagaattaattGAAGGACACTTTCATGCTTTATACATTGTTAGACCAAGAAACATAATTTCTGCTTTTTGCTTATAAGCAAAAGGATTGCTTCCATTGCAGCCAATGTGTTTGGAAAACCGAAGACAAACACAGACTTCCTACCATATGATGGAGATGGATTCAAATTATCAGTTCCCTCAAAGTGGAACCCTAGCAAAGAGGTGGAATACACAGGTCAGGTTCTTAGATATGAGGACAACTTCGACACAACCAGCAATGTCGTTGTTACTGTGACTCCAACTGATAAGAAAGCCATCACTGATTATGGTTCACCTGAGGAATTCCTCTCTCAGGTAAACACTTGCTAGTACTAGCGCTAGTGTCTTTTTTTTGTATGTGATAGATTACTATAGTGCTTGTTTTCTGAAATGGAGAAAAGTGCAAATTCGTACATGGAACCTCAACTCATGTGCAATTTACTACCTGAAGTTTAGAAATgttattttatgcattttataaACATTACAGAACAAAATAGAATGATTAGTTTGATTTGAGAAaacaatttctatttttattttgtgttttcaCTTTTAACTACAAGACCAGCACATTGTTTTCACCCTTTCTGGTACAAATCTTTGGAAACAGAaagcaaaatgaaaataatgcgACAAATCATTGGAAACAGAACGAAATGAAAACAAAGCGACAGTTTTTGTATTATAAGTGATTAAAAAATGTTCTCTTGAACCAAACAATCCAACTTTTACAAATGTCAGGGACTATATCTCATATTGTCCCAAACTTCAGGCActgatttgtattttttatttaccaaaCTCTCGCCATTTATGAAGAATAATGTCTATGAATTTTTTAAGACAATAACAACACTTGCTACTTGGTGGTTGAAATTCAAGATCAAGACTTGATTTTTCCACTTTGCAGGTGAATTATTTACTAGGAAAGCAGGCCTTCTTCGGCGAAACGCTATCTGAGGTAAGCGACTGACAACTAAGCACAGATACAGCTAAAATCATTGCTTacacaaaaatgaaattttgacgACAATTTGGATGGTAATACAGTTCAAATATGTGGTTAATCACATTTAGTAGATGGTTAATGAGTTGCAACGCtttgttatattcattaaccATCCACTGTACATAATTACCAATATATTTGAGATGCGCTAACCATCTAAAGTGTTGTCAAATTTTCgtgtcaaaatttcaaaattattgcTTTTGCTTATATCCTAACTGAGTATGAACTTGAAATCCTCAGGGTGGTTTCGATCCGAATGCTGTAGCTACAGCAAACATCCTTGAAACTTCAACGCCTGTGATTGATGGGAAAAAGTACTATGTTTTGTCTGTGTTGACAAGAACTGCTGATGGAGATGAAGGTGGCAAGCATCAGATAATTAGAGCAACTGTGAAAGATGGAAAATTATACATTTGCAAAGCTCAAGCTGGAGACAAGAGGTGGTTTAAAGGAGCAAGAAGATTTGTGGAGAGTACAGCAAATTCTTTCAGTGTTGCTTAAGAACTTAATAGAGggttataaattatattacatGTAGTGCATGTAAATCAACTTCAAGTGCTATGTATTTTGAGCTCTTATACATGAACCACCTTAGATGGCATACACCCTTTTACACCCACACACATTTGTGACACGTGccaaaaacattgaaagaagagatgaaaaagGGTGATGATATGATGTAAAATTACTCAAATACCCCTAATACATGGGGGTGTACATAAGAAGTGTATGAAAAAGGGTGTCTACCTATCTTTTTCcatgtatttttgacttttctAGAGTCCCTTTCAGTGTTGCTTAAGAACTTAATAGATGGTTATAATTCTAATCATATTACGTGAATACTGAATTTGTATGACATTGTAAAAAGAGTCTAATTTCTTTTCtgattttagaattttgttttttttatatgtaaaaaaaaaagtttagatgaaCTGAGCTTGAGACTCATCAGGGTCAAGAAAAGTCTCAAGTCATATAGAGCGTTAATAAAAGTATGTACATAATTGATACCAACTATGTCGTCAACAACTAGATTCAAATTTAGATTTTGTGGAAGATGAATTGAATCCTTACCAACTGAATCAACATTCATGGACAAAATTTTCTTATTGATGAGAAAAAAGTATTCATGGCCATGAAAGTATATGAAGTTGATTGATCATGAAACATTGTACAAGATAGAGAAAGATACcaaacaagaaaaaaagaaccGTTCAAGTCaattaaaatagaattatatCTGGTTTGCTATAGCCAGGTATTATACAATTGTATAGGACAAGATGCAGTTCATAATTGGAAAAACTGAAAATTCAGCCAAGTTCATTGTTGAAAAGATATTGACATCTACTACAGTGTTTTTCCCAACAAACGAAGGTATCATGCGTTTGGTTTGATCCAACATTAGTACTCTTTTTGCACAAAATGCCAAATAGGTTGACACTCACAATTctaattttcttcattcatgCCATCGGAACATCTTCAATGAGAGCGTTATTGAGAGTTTCATACTAAGATGAACCCATCTCGTATAGGTAATTCATCTGATGAGTTAAGGGACGTTAAATGAGATTTAAGGAGGTTTCGAATATGATCCTTGGAAACTATCATTTTCCATCCCCTCTAACAATTTACTAAGAaatacttcttaaaaaaaaaacaatttactaacaaataatttttgcctataaaaaaaaaaagagcattaTGATTACACTAACTCTTACGAAAACCAAATTA
Above is a genomic segment from Medicago truncatula cultivar Jemalong A17 chromosome 5, MtrunA17r5.0-ANR, whole genome shotgun sequence containing:
- the LOC11429945 gene encoding oxygen-evolving enhancer protein 2, chloroplastic; the encoded protein is MASSTQCFLSHLALSTPTTSTRFSSQRQVVNVRSKAKQFLVCKAKKQAIQEDDGNNIIVSRRLALTVLIGGAVVGSKVSPADAAYGQSANVFGKPKTNTDFLPYDGDGFKLSVPSKWNPSKEVEYTGQVLRYEDNFDTTSNVVVTVTPTDKKAITDYGSPEEFLSQVNYLLGKQAFFGETLSEGGFDPNAVATANILETSTPVIDGKKYYVLSVLTRTADGDEGGKHQIIRATVKDGKLYICKAQAGDKRWFKGARRFVESTANSFSVA